One Aliiroseovarius sediminilitoris DNA window includes the following coding sequences:
- a CDS encoding ATP-binding protein — protein MSKQDEQVQIVDAYLALNALRQVGYRNTATAVAELVDNSIEAEAKKITIVTLSAREPVAKRTVYRVQKIAVLDDGQGMTPDELGRCLSLGWGTRLDTREGLGRFGFGLKGSSLSQAELVEVYSWQNGAVYKTYLDLPEVKEGRQQYLKSVEETSLPKEIVEAVGGKIGSSGTLVLWSKLDGVDFKRPSTLFSRMQEELCRIYRHFLDDNDDYGKKRDVSLVDFDLDNNKVEASHELKPNDPLYLLEPSSCPDSDGKATNVEFEKPYTIPVEYEQGKFSDIEIRLSIAKPETQKMGGNSNLGKHYARNTGISFVRAGREIDFGSFGFLDSDTRQRWWGVEVRFKPVLDELFGVTNNKQHIRGFKKLDPKHDAEQIEALNEAAEDPENSGHYKSSLHLELNRNLTVKINAMLDVIKTRKEGSSADPSKAKPDPVSEKVNKDVAEDHTETSSDKEAETKSEQEKLAERTKYVLETRPELSEEDAQAFAKATIDYKVDLNKGSWPGTMFLDLQFVANAAVGVINTRSPYYEKLWQHVEDSGDDRALSALEVYTMAYVRTEDEFRKTLDGETFEKFRDRWGYWVSKLLENIDE, from the coding sequence ATGAGTAAACAAGACGAACAAGTGCAAATCGTTGATGCGTACTTGGCGCTCAATGCACTGCGCCAAGTTGGGTATCGGAACACAGCTACTGCTGTAGCTGAATTGGTTGATAACTCGATCGAGGCCGAGGCAAAAAAGATAACCATTGTTACGCTGTCAGCCAGAGAACCTGTAGCAAAGCGCACGGTCTACCGAGTTCAAAAAATAGCGGTTTTGGATGACGGGCAGGGGATGACACCGGATGAGTTGGGACGCTGTCTATCACTAGGTTGGGGCACTCGACTAGATACCCGTGAAGGTCTCGGACGTTTTGGTTTTGGACTTAAAGGCTCGTCTCTTTCACAGGCTGAGCTTGTTGAGGTATATTCTTGGCAAAATGGGGCGGTCTACAAGACGTATCTTGATCTACCAGAAGTCAAAGAAGGCAGACAGCAGTATCTTAAAAGCGTTGAAGAGACGAGCCTTCCCAAGGAGATAGTTGAAGCGGTTGGAGGAAAGATCGGTAGCAGTGGCACGCTGGTCTTGTGGTCCAAGCTAGATGGAGTGGATTTCAAACGCCCGTCGACGCTCTTTTCTCGGATGCAAGAAGAGCTCTGCCGAATTTATCGGCACTTCCTGGATGACAATGATGACTATGGCAAAAAACGTGATGTGAGCTTGGTCGACTTCGATCTAGACAATAACAAAGTCGAAGCGTCGCATGAGTTGAAGCCGAATGATCCTTTGTACCTTTTGGAGCCATCAAGCTGCCCAGACAGCGATGGGAAAGCTACGAATGTCGAGTTTGAGAAACCATATACCATACCAGTTGAGTATGAGCAGGGGAAATTTTCGGACATTGAAATTCGCCTTAGTATAGCCAAGCCAGAGACCCAAAAAATGGGTGGTAACTCAAATCTTGGCAAGCACTACGCACGCAATACTGGTATCTCGTTTGTTCGAGCTGGCCGTGAGATAGACTTTGGTTCCTTTGGTTTTCTAGACAGTGATACAAGGCAGAGGTGGTGGGGCGTAGAAGTTCGTTTCAAGCCGGTTTTGGATGAGTTGTTTGGTGTTACTAACAACAAGCAGCATATTCGAGGCTTCAAGAAGCTAGACCCGAAACATGACGCCGAGCAGATTGAAGCCTTGAACGAAGCTGCCGAGGACCCGGAGAATTCCGGCCACTACAAATCTTCACTGCATCTTGAGCTCAATCGAAATCTCACAGTCAAGATCAATGCAATGTTGGACGTTATTAAAACACGCAAGGAAGGGAGTTCTGCGGACCCATCTAAAGCCAAACCGGACCCCGTTTCTGAGAAGGTCAATAAAGATGTGGCGGAGGATCACACTGAAACATCCTCAGACAAAGAGGCTGAGACCAAGTCGGAGCAGGAGAAGCTGGCAGAACGTACAAAATATGTTCTGGAAACTCGCCCGGAGCTTTCTGAAGAGGATGCCCAAGCGTTCGCCAAAGCAACGATTGACTACAAGGTTGACCTGAATAAGGGTAGTTGGCCCGGGACTATGTTCTTGGATCTGCAGTTCGTAGCAAATGCAGCGGTTGGAGTTATCAACACGCGTTCGCCATATTACGAAAAACTATGGCAACATGTCGAAGACTCTGGCGATGATCGAGCGCTCAGTGCTCTTGAAGTTTACACGATGGCTTATGTGCGTACTGAAGATGAGTTCAGGAAAACCCTAGATGGCGAAACTTTTGAGAAATTCCGTGATCGGTGGGGGTACTGGGTCTCAAAACTCTTAGAGAATATTGACGAGTAG
- a CDS encoding DNA phosphorothioation-associated putative methyltransferase, producing the protein MQNKKSLKNAVGKKVGQAIYVHRSAVDHLQTSAKDKLSLALQRVPEDFQWSVLKISGQNDQTFSFLDYQDFSAVAFPELRASLLVNLTEESAKLRKYSDANPPILHRKELLLAPDHPLRDDFAKLTQSLESKGLFKNMANKGTRRIWMETLAEAGLTVEGPHIVQSGLISEESAKTSADDMNGLEKNIVERHKTAITRATLSAPMYLLFTSGLIRHDRTVLDYGCGQGDDIRALQSDGFTVEGWDPHYRPDPSTLKKSQVTNLGFVLNVIEDPEERAEALKRAFSLTELCLAVSVMLYGKADLSGARPYRDGYLTSRQTFQKYYTQAELRDFIVSILNVEPLAVGQGIFLVFRDELEEQRYLLRRQIGFKGREYRSVPKPSAPKKGTPNNPNDKLNKTTIRDLAAEIRAFGRQPDISELPKSLVTKLSRAKQGLQYAANQAIAEIGHKELEEIVATRTEDLSLHFAMHAFSQRRSYGSFPPELRRDIRAFFGSHKRAQDSGQALLYSIGNQDLLLEDAETAAAAGIGHLEQGRFQFPTDRLQELSVRLRGFVALAERLAGDLSETTLLRIHITSRKLTALTYADFETSFLPRLMTRVKVEFDTFDVSIIDHSADNDVRLLYLKSRYMKETDPRQAAQKAFDQEVLDLNTLNFCNEGPSFREFAQTLLKAGVRIPS; encoded by the coding sequence TTGCAAAACAAAAAATCTCTCAAAAATGCGGTTGGAAAAAAGGTAGGCCAGGCGATCTACGTGCACCGTAGCGCGGTTGATCACCTTCAGACGAGCGCAAAGGATAAGCTGAGCCTTGCACTGCAAAGGGTTCCGGAAGATTTCCAATGGTCAGTATTGAAGATCTCGGGGCAAAACGACCAGACCTTCTCGTTTTTGGACTATCAAGACTTCAGCGCCGTGGCTTTTCCAGAGCTGCGGGCTAGCCTACTCGTCAACCTCACGGAAGAAAGCGCAAAACTGAGAAAATATTCTGACGCAAACCCACCTATTCTCCACAGAAAGGAGCTACTCCTAGCCCCGGATCATCCACTAAGAGATGACTTCGCAAAGCTGACGCAGTCCTTAGAGAGCAAGGGGCTTTTTAAGAACATGGCCAACAAGGGAACGCGGCGGATTTGGATGGAGACACTGGCTGAAGCCGGATTGACCGTCGAAGGTCCACACATCGTGCAGAGCGGTTTAATCTCAGAGGAGTCCGCCAAGACTTCAGCCGATGACATGAATGGCCTAGAGAAGAACATTGTTGAGCGCCACAAAACGGCGATCACGCGAGCTACGCTCTCAGCGCCAATGTACCTATTGTTTACAAGTGGTCTGATCCGTCACGATCGAACCGTTTTGGACTATGGATGCGGTCAAGGTGATGACATCCGAGCTCTACAGTCTGATGGCTTTACCGTCGAAGGTTGGGATCCCCACTATCGACCAGATCCCAGTACTCTGAAAAAGAGCCAAGTCACCAATCTTGGATTTGTCCTCAACGTAATCGAAGATCCTGAAGAGCGGGCAGAGGCACTTAAGCGCGCATTCAGCCTAACGGAGCTCTGCTTGGCAGTATCCGTCATGCTGTACGGCAAGGCTGACCTGAGTGGCGCGCGGCCCTACCGCGACGGATACTTGACGTCCCGACAGACATTCCAAAAGTACTATACCCAAGCAGAACTCAGAGACTTCATCGTAAGCATTTTGAATGTCGAACCCTTGGCCGTAGGCCAAGGTATATTTTTGGTCTTTCGGGACGAGTTGGAAGAGCAAAGATATCTGCTAAGGCGTCAAATAGGCTTCAAAGGCCGTGAGTACCGCTCCGTTCCAAAACCAAGTGCACCGAAAAAAGGCACCCCAAACAACCCCAACGACAAGCTCAACAAAACAACCATCCGAGACCTTGCTGCTGAGATCAGGGCCTTTGGCCGTCAGCCCGACATCTCAGAACTTCCCAAGAGTCTTGTGACAAAGCTTTCGCGCGCAAAACAAGGCCTTCAGTATGCCGCAAATCAAGCAATTGCTGAAATAGGTCACAAAGAACTTGAAGAAATCGTCGCCACGAGGACTGAAGATCTAAGCCTTCACTTCGCAATGCATGCATTCTCACAAAGAAGATCATATGGCTCATTTCCTCCTGAACTAAGGCGCGACATTCGCGCTTTCTTTGGCAGCCACAAAAGAGCGCAGGACTCCGGACAAGCGCTCCTCTATTCGATCGGCAACCAGGACCTTCTCCTAGAAGATGCTGAAACGGCAGCCGCTGCTGGAATCGGTCATTTAGAACAGGGCAGATTTCAATTTCCCACTGATAGGCTCCAAGAACTGTCCGTCAGGCTTCGAGGGTTCGTAGCTCTCGCTGAAAGGCTAGCGGGTGATCTGTCCGAAACAACTCTGCTGAGAATTCACATTACCAGCCGTAAGCTGACTGCGCTAACCTATGCCGATTTTGAGACGTCCTTCTTGCCTCGCTTGATGACCCGGGTGAAAGTCGAGTTCGACACCTTCGACGTTTCCATCATCGACCATTCTGCAGACAATGACGTCCGACTTCTGTATCTAAAATCCCGCTACATGAAAGAGACTGATCCTCGGCAAGCGGCGCAGAAAGCATTTGATCAGGAAGTCTTAGACTTGAATACTCTCAATTTCTGCAATGAGGGACCAAGTTTTCGGGAGTTTGCTCAGACCCTCCTCAAGGCTGGCGTGAGAATTCCAAGCTAG
- a CDS encoding class I SAM-dependent methyltransferase yields the protein MSLEKEAYEQNYQQFRSLNQIMWQIPVLAMTLTGGLWFGVSKIEGNPFLASILLCTAVVGNLAFSAVLYRFRFVMRCYLDELKRAYPVGFVDASSPNDGMGRIASFFAGEQRVRQTFSILLYWAAGASFVLLSVELYQWKSESTKMNRDAGIEFYDSHAAALADGYEAISFEEAYPFLVTTLSDASLSILDIGSGTGRDASWLVRHGHKVVAAEPSASMRRIAEAIHPDDAIEWIDARLPELENTRLKPNSFDIILASAVWMHIPPEQRKASLLRIGELLSDGGRAFVSLRIGPQDEDRGMYEVNASEFEHTAEQAGFELFSHGDFDDLLGRDQISWKMYELSIQQ from the coding sequence ATGTCGCTCGAAAAGGAAGCATATGAGCAAAACTATCAACAGTTTCGCTCTCTAAACCAAATAATGTGGCAGATTCCAGTCTTGGCGATGACGTTGACCGGGGGGCTTTGGTTCGGCGTTTCCAAAATTGAAGGCAACCCCTTTTTGGCGAGCATCCTACTCTGCACCGCTGTCGTCGGAAATCTAGCATTTTCTGCGGTACTTTACCGGTTCCGCTTTGTCATGCGCTGCTATCTAGATGAGCTCAAGCGCGCATACCCAGTGGGGTTCGTAGACGCTAGTTCACCAAACGACGGAATGGGGCGGATAGCTAGTTTCTTCGCCGGAGAGCAGCGTGTTCGCCAAACATTCTCAATCTTGCTTTATTGGGCGGCAGGTGCAAGTTTCGTGCTGCTGTCGGTAGAGCTATACCAATGGAAAAGCGAAAGCACAAAAATGAATCGCGACGCAGGCATTGAATTCTACGACAGCCATGCCGCTGCTTTGGCAGACGGTTACGAAGCCATATCTTTTGAGGAAGCGTACCCGTTTCTTGTTACGACTTTGAGTGATGCTTCCCTTTCGATACTTGATATTGGCTCTGGAACCGGCCGAGATGCGTCTTGGCTAGTTCGCCATGGCCACAAAGTTGTGGCTGCAGAGCCGTCTGCATCTATGCGCAGAATTGCTGAAGCCATTCACCCCGATGATGCTATCGAATGGATCGACGCACGACTTCCAGAACTCGAAAACACGCGTTTAAAGCCCAACAGCTTTGACATAATCTTAGCTAGTGCTGTTTGGATGCACATCCCCCCGGAACAACGCAAGGCCTCTTTGTTACGCATAGGAGAACTGCTTTCCGACGGTGGCAGAGCGTTTGTTTCACTCAGAATTGGGCCGCAAGATGAAGATCGTGGGATGTACGAAGTCAACGCCTCTGAGTTTGAACACACCGCAGAGCAAGCCGGTTTCGAACTCTTTAGTCACGGTGATTTCGATGACCTTCTCGGGCGCGATCAAATAAGCTGGAAGATGTATGAACTCAGCATCCAGCAATAA
- a CDS encoding phospholipase D family protein has translation MLLLETGAFRRELADALSSAEQEVIVLSAFVKLDALKWLIETSRTSNLKIVSRWQPADLVAGASDLECFYLCEEADIPFGISQNLHGKVYIVDSKIFIGSANLTSKGMSLSHYENDEFGTGFEYGQTEKIKVRDYLASVNWLDVKTVELMADFLRNFVGNTDAQSNEWPQEISEKLRSQPLGVWFHDLPMCNPNQLLAQTAVATAIEHDLDCFRSKKGATEDELLKGFKSSQICFWLEVQLQEYGELSFGKVTSLFHNQLLDDPMPYRKSIKEGVANLFDWASRCNSKFEVIRPQYSQVIRAV, from the coding sequence ATGCTTCTCTTAGAAACGGGTGCTTTTAGACGAGAACTTGCGGATGCTTTGTCCTCAGCGGAGCAAGAAGTAATAGTTCTCAGCGCATTTGTTAAGCTCGATGCGCTCAAGTGGCTTATTGAAACAAGTAGAACTAGCAACCTTAAGATCGTATCTCGTTGGCAGCCGGCAGATCTGGTGGCTGGAGCTTCAGACCTGGAGTGCTTCTACCTCTGTGAGGAGGCTGATATTCCATTCGGAATTTCTCAGAACCTGCATGGAAAAGTCTATATCGTAGACTCTAAGATCTTCATTGGTAGTGCCAATCTAACATCAAAGGGGATGTCACTTTCGCATTACGAGAACGACGAGTTCGGAACTGGATTCGAATACGGTCAGACTGAAAAGATCAAAGTCCGGGACTATCTCGCTTCCGTAAACTGGCTTGATGTCAAAACTGTCGAATTGATGGCTGACTTCTTGAGAAACTTTGTTGGCAACACGGATGCGCAGTCGAATGAGTGGCCCCAAGAAATTTCTGAAAAACTTCGTTCTCAACCCCTCGGTGTCTGGTTTCACGATCTGCCAATGTGCAACCCAAATCAGTTGCTAGCACAGACGGCTGTAGCGACGGCAATAGAGCACGATCTAGATTGCTTTCGAAGCAAGAAAGGCGCGACCGAAGACGAGCTGTTGAAAGGCTTCAAGTCGTCGCAAATTTGCTTTTGGCTTGAAGTGCAATTGCAGGAATATGGTGAGCTATCATTTGGGAAGGTCACATCTTTGTTCCACAACCAACTCCTTGACGATCCTATGCCATATCGGAAGAGCATCAAGGAGGGCGTGGCAAACCTGTTCGATTGGGCTAGCAGATGCAACTCAAAGTTTGAAGTAATCAGGCCGCAGTACAGTCAGGTAATCCGCGCGGTGTAG
- a CDS encoding DUF4007 family protein: MKKQTTFAQDYKPQFSGHETFPLRYGWLEKAFEAVDDSGLNNKKIFSESAAIAHFGVGKNMVAAIRFWAQVAGILTTDGKDVRTTEFGQQLLGPNGCDPYLESASSLWKIHWDIASNPKHTATYWLFNVFNESNFDRDTVLRRLMEFIDQRGWKLPTEKTLSNDISVLLANYVPSVPKRGPSEEAFNSPLTELGLIRRRSSGKFGMNLGRKPSLSNGVFLYAVCDFWERTSSANTLSVQSMLLEPGSPGRVFVLEEGELIDRLADVADMTDGLISWSETAGLKQLLRQGEFPQDFAESLWSSDISALRGSYAA, encoded by the coding sequence ATGAAAAAGCAAACGACATTTGCGCAGGATTACAAGCCGCAGTTCTCCGGCCACGAAACCTTTCCTTTGCGTTATGGGTGGCTGGAAAAGGCTTTTGAAGCAGTTGATGATAGTGGATTGAATAACAAAAAGATTTTTTCAGAGAGTGCGGCAATTGCGCATTTTGGCGTCGGCAAAAATATGGTGGCGGCAATTCGATTTTGGGCGCAGGTGGCAGGTATTCTCACAACAGATGGAAAGGATGTAAGGACGACCGAGTTTGGTCAGCAGTTGCTTGGGCCAAATGGTTGCGATCCATACCTTGAAAGCGCTTCGTCGCTTTGGAAAATCCACTGGGATATTGCCTCTAATCCTAAGCATACAGCCACCTATTGGTTGTTCAATGTTTTCAATGAGTCAAACTTTGACCGCGATACGGTTTTGCGAAGGTTGATGGAATTTATTGATCAGCGTGGTTGGAAGCTGCCAACCGAGAAGACGTTGTCAAACGATATAAGTGTCTTGTTGGCTAACTATGTTCCTAGTGTACCAAAACGCGGCCCAAGCGAAGAGGCATTCAATTCTCCGCTTACCGAGCTGGGTTTGATCCGGCGGCGCTCCAGTGGAAAGTTTGGTATGAATTTGGGCCGTAAGCCGAGCCTGTCTAACGGCGTTTTCCTCTATGCGGTATGCGATTTTTGGGAGCGAACATCTTCCGCGAATACGCTTAGCGTTCAGTCAATGTTACTAGAGCCCGGGTCTCCTGGAAGGGTTTTCGTTCTTGAGGAGGGTGAGCTGATTGATCGGTTGGCCGATGTCGCTGACATGACCGACGGTTTGATTTCTTGGTCTGAGACAGCTGGATTGAAACAGCTTCTTAGACAAGGGGAGTTTCCCCAAGATTTTGCAGAGAGTCTGTGGTCCTCCGACATTTCTGCGTTGAGAGGTTCATATGCCGCTTAA
- a CDS encoding cysteine desulfurase family protein, producing the protein MTIYLDHQASTPILPTVRAAMQPFWTDCHGNPHSSEHSTGWSANKATESSRTKVANCIGADPDEIIFTSGATEANNLAIKGLRTPEQRQGQRTTILVSATEHKCVLESAAYVAQTKGCAVREIPVNGKGHVDLDKLRDMLSEDVFLVSVALVNNEIGTIQDLASISVLCRDMGAILHSDFAQAPSAVSLQEYADLADMVSLSGHKFGGPMGVGALYVSRELKDRIEPLFHGGGQEGGLRSGTLPLPLCVGLGSAAEFHASEAGTALRARVAGLRDLFVHKLQSNRDHIGLNGDKLCSRHPGNANLRFEGRDAGEMLQRLQPIVSASTGSACSSGISEPSYVLRAIGLTSDEAQASIRFSFGHTNTSDEVLEAAEAIIAVL; encoded by the coding sequence TTGACCATTTACCTTGATCATCAAGCAAGCACCCCGATCCTGCCAACAGTTCGGGCCGCAATGCAGCCGTTTTGGACGGACTGCCATGGTAACCCGCACTCCTCAGAGCATTCGACAGGGTGGTCCGCAAACAAGGCTACTGAATCATCGAGGACCAAAGTGGCCAACTGCATTGGAGCCGATCCGGATGAGATCATTTTCACATCCGGAGCTACAGAGGCGAACAATCTTGCCATCAAGGGTCTGAGAACTCCGGAGCAACGGCAAGGTCAGCGCACGACAATCCTTGTTTCAGCGACGGAGCATAAGTGCGTATTGGAAAGTGCCGCCTATGTAGCTCAGACGAAAGGATGTGCGGTTCGAGAGATTCCGGTCAACGGAAAAGGCCACGTCGACCTCGACAAACTGCGAGACATGCTAAGCGAGGATGTTTTTTTGGTAAGCGTGGCATTGGTCAACAATGAGATCGGGACCATCCAAGATCTTGCTTCAATATCAGTACTTTGCCGCGATATGGGCGCAATCCTCCACTCCGACTTCGCGCAGGCACCAAGCGCAGTCAGCCTCCAAGAATATGCAGATTTGGCTGACATGGTTAGTCTGTCGGGGCATAAATTTGGTGGGCCAATGGGTGTTGGCGCGCTCTATGTGAGCCGTGAGCTGAAGGACCGGATTGAACCTCTGTTTCACGGAGGTGGGCAAGAAGGTGGGCTTCGGTCCGGCACACTACCCCTTCCCTTGTGTGTTGGTCTTGGCTCAGCGGCGGAGTTCCATGCCTCTGAAGCTGGAACTGCTTTGAGAGCGCGGGTCGCAGGTCTACGAGATCTCTTCGTACACAAACTGCAATCGAACCGCGACCATATTGGATTAAATGGAGATAAGCTTTGCTCCCGCCATCCTGGCAATGCGAATCTAAGGTTCGAAGGACGCGATGCGGGAGAAATGCTCCAACGATTACAACCCATCGTGTCAGCTTCTACAGGTTCGGCCTGCTCTTCGGGAATTTCGGAACCAAGCTACGTCCTCCGTGCAATCGGACTCACATCGGATGAAGCGCAAGCCTCCATACGCTTTAGTTTTGGGCACACCAATACATCGGATGAAGTTCTAGAAGCCGCCGAGGCCATTATAGCAGTACTCTAG
- a CDS encoding DEAD/DEAH box helicase, with the protein MSSSTVVDALASIGIARLAAFWGENRLEGLSELGVSTRPRAVAEAMLSESGLAIFKKKDLRNAVLEVFSPQVIRDKLGLGQDGCPVTIPPNFTWGRNESTTQFLKLMDLNIDEAFPNDLLSGPEPHLQTDIEKPLFDYQNSIRKQLVSFSFLEAGAHRDAENSRIVAHMPTGSGKTRTAMEFISDFLRFSCSRENPVVVWLAHSEELCDQAVQTFLSIWTKLGTENANVYSMWGGRKPDHIDLSKPCFIVTSFQSCYSSIHSNKNADFDRFAEIRRECSLLIVDEAHMSMAPTYKKAIEFLCNSSTTLIGLTATPGRHHVGGDVAQTKALSDFYGNKKLTIDQRLTGERNSIEYLQDRGILSSVERMRLNTSATVNLDAEAVRLISDLLDISPKVLAELGNNAQRTLEVVAAVEKLALVDKKQTIVFCPSKQNASDMALVLRERGCAARAVTGETPPSDRREAIEDFKNGSVRVLTNFGVLTTGFDAPKTEAVVIARPTTSVVLYSQMVGRGLRGSSVGGTPSCTVVDVVDNIVNLPNVPQAFTYFDEHFGKT; encoded by the coding sequence ATGAGTTCCAGCACCGTAGTTGACGCCCTCGCAAGCATTGGTATCGCGCGACTAGCAGCTTTTTGGGGTGAGAACCGACTAGAGGGGCTTTCAGAACTTGGGGTGAGTACTCGACCTCGAGCGGTAGCTGAGGCTATGCTGTCTGAGAGTGGGCTGGCTATCTTCAAGAAGAAAGATCTCAGAAACGCTGTTCTAGAAGTGTTTTCGCCGCAAGTTATCCGCGACAAACTTGGCTTAGGACAGGATGGTTGCCCTGTAACTATTCCTCCGAATTTTACCTGGGGAAGAAATGAGTCAACGACCCAGTTTCTCAAGCTGATGGATCTGAACATCGACGAAGCTTTCCCAAACGATTTGTTGTCTGGCCCAGAGCCACATCTGCAAACGGACATTGAAAAGCCTCTCTTTGATTATCAAAACAGCATAAGGAAACAGCTTGTTAGTTTTTCCTTCTTGGAGGCTGGTGCCCACAGAGATGCTGAAAACAGCAGAATCGTTGCGCATATGCCGACAGGTTCGGGAAAAACAAGAACAGCTATGGAATTCATTTCAGATTTCCTTCGGTTTAGCTGTTCACGCGAAAATCCCGTTGTTGTTTGGCTTGCTCATAGCGAAGAGCTCTGCGATCAGGCTGTTCAAACGTTTCTTAGCATCTGGACAAAACTAGGAACTGAGAATGCAAATGTTTACTCAATGTGGGGGGGCAGGAAGCCAGATCACATTGACCTGAGCAAGCCCTGTTTCATTGTTACGAGCTTTCAGAGTTGCTACTCTAGCATTCACTCAAACAAAAACGCTGATTTTGATCGATTTGCGGAAATTAGGCGCGAATGTAGTCTGCTGATTGTCGATGAGGCGCACATGTCGATGGCGCCAACTTACAAAAAAGCAATAGAGTTTCTCTGTAACTCGAGCACTACTTTGATAGGCTTGACGGCTACGCCTGGTAGGCATCACGTTGGGGGCGATGTGGCTCAAACCAAGGCTCTATCGGATTTTTATGGCAATAAAAAACTCACGATCGACCAGCGATTGACCGGCGAGAGAAACTCAATTGAGTATCTGCAGGATCGTGGGATCTTGTCTTCTGTTGAACGAATGCGTCTCAACACCAGCGCAACTGTTAATCTTGACGCCGAGGCAGTCAGGCTAATTTCCGATCTTTTAGACATCTCACCCAAAGTGCTGGCGGAGTTAGGCAACAATGCCCAGAGGACACTGGAAGTGGTCGCTGCGGTCGAAAAGCTTGCGCTTGTTGATAAGAAACAGACCATCGTCTTTTGCCCATCGAAGCAGAATGCATCTGATATGGCATTAGTCTTAAGGGAAAGAGGGTGCGCGGCAAGAGCAGTAACCGGCGAAACGCCACCGAGTGATCGGCGTGAGGCAATTGAAGATTTCAAAAACGGAAGTGTCAGGGTTCTCACAAATTTTGGTGTTTTGACAACGGGATTTGACGCGCCAAAGACAGAGGCCGTTGTGATTGCGCGTCCGACAACGTCGGTTGTGCTTTATTCACAAATGGTAGGACGGGGCCTTAGAGGCAGTTCAGTTGGTGGGACGCCTAGCTGCACAGTGGTGGATGTGGTGGATAATATTGTAAATTTACCCAACGTGCCGCAGGCTTTTACATATTTTGACGAACATTTTGGGAAAACATGA
- a CDS encoding phosphoadenosine phosphosulfate reductase domain-containing protein, whose product MADKVKHVLGLSGGKDSSALAIYMSQAHPELDIEYFFTDTGEELDEVYEYLAMLEGFLGRKIRYLDPGRDFKFYLAQYNQFLPSAQTRWCTKDLKIKPFEKWVKSEFTEQGYTVYSYVAIRADEDFRQGLNSKNGSLITKLPFKDDGIDKAGVFEILENSGLGLPAYYDWRSRSGCTFCFFQQKIEWVGLKERHPEAFERAKQMEKTSLDHGSPFSWSEGETLLELEKPERIAQIRADHEKRVERAKAKRKVDPLRPEQGAVDIDEIYGQQKVCLACHK is encoded by the coding sequence ATGGCTGACAAAGTTAAACATGTTCTAGGCTTGTCTGGGGGCAAAGATAGTTCAGCCCTCGCGATCTACATGAGCCAGGCTCACCCCGAACTTGATATTGAGTATTTCTTTACCGACACGGGCGAAGAGCTGGATGAGGTTTATGAGTACTTAGCGATGCTCGAGGGCTTTCTTGGCAGGAAGATCCGGTACTTGGATCCGGGGAGAGATTTTAAGTTTTACCTTGCCCAGTATAATCAATTCCTCCCGTCTGCACAGACGCGTTGGTGTACGAAAGACCTCAAGATCAAGCCCTTTGAGAAGTGGGTGAAATCTGAATTTACCGAGCAGGGATATACAGTCTACAGTTATGTGGCGATCCGGGCTGACGAAGATTTCCGCCAAGGTCTGAACTCGAAAAATGGAAGTTTGATTACCAAGCTGCCTTTCAAAGATGATGGGATCGACAAGGCAGGCGTTTTCGAAATTCTTGAGAACTCGGGACTTGGCCTTCCAGCATACTATGATTGGCGTTCCAGGAGTGGCTGCACGTTTTGTTTCTTTCAGCAAAAAATTGAGTGGGTTGGACTAAAGGAGCGTCACCCTGAAGCCTTCGAGAGGGCTAAGCAAATGGAGAAAACTTCTCTCGACCACGGGTCGCCGTTTTCATGGAGCGAAGGGGAGACACTGCTTGAACTGGAAAAGCCGGAACGCATTGCTCAGATCCGCGCAGATCATGAAAAACGTGTCGAAAGAGCTAAGGCAAAGCGGAAGGTTGATCCTCTACGGCCGGAACAAGGCGCAGTTGACATAGATGAGATCTATGGCCAGCAAAAGGTGTGTTTGGCCTGCCATAAATGA